A single genomic interval of Microbacterium oleivorans harbors:
- a CDS encoding O-antigen ligase family protein, which translates to MAIAIERRFGFAAVALLIVLVGAAIFPRSLITLVAVPEATPYDIAPASLALQTQIVAFVLAAVVILIGRGRLKFAGALVVFAILLTGAMFTSWGGGTIPQWSGYFVLMGAVLAYGVGSAIGREVFSSSDLARFFLLVILAVLLLQFAVALLQLLGVSLPTGLVNSDRTLEQTVGRVSGTIGHPANLSKVTFVLMLLSLPFTAAGDRKIRRLAFVCVALAALLGGLTVSRANLVAMFVLLTAWILTFPGRARVGTRAVGAIGLVGATAVFAPLVLDRFEDDAEGGLRPLLLDAALRHLSNDVWIGTGPNAYVAVVGQSDAATASGYPVHNGFLLLTAELGWLLAALFFVPLAVLVGWGFRRLRRSSEFLHVPRVIVYATPGVAVIFLTGWGMISVLIIGLWMFALGFLGAARGGVSLTSVGDSELRHNTSRSYETDSAR; encoded by the coding sequence GTGGCGATCGCGATTGAGCGGCGCTTCGGGTTCGCGGCTGTCGCGCTTCTCATTGTCCTCGTTGGTGCCGCGATTTTTCCTCGCTCTCTCATCACGCTGGTTGCAGTACCTGAAGCCACTCCGTACGACATAGCGCCGGCGTCGTTGGCTCTCCAGACCCAAATCGTCGCTTTTGTTCTGGCAGCTGTCGTCATACTTATCGGTCGAGGGCGGTTGAAGTTCGCGGGTGCGCTAGTCGTCTTCGCCATTCTCCTGACGGGGGCAATGTTCACGAGCTGGGGTGGAGGAACCATCCCGCAGTGGTCTGGGTACTTCGTCCTCATGGGAGCAGTGCTTGCCTACGGGGTCGGCTCGGCAATCGGTCGCGAAGTCTTCTCGAGCAGCGATCTCGCGAGGTTCTTCCTACTCGTGATCCTCGCGGTTCTGCTGTTGCAGTTCGCTGTAGCCTTGCTCCAACTGCTCGGCGTCTCGCTTCCGACAGGGTTGGTGAACTCGGATCGCACGCTCGAGCAGACGGTTGGTCGAGTATCAGGAACCATCGGGCATCCGGCCAACCTCTCGAAGGTAACCTTCGTCCTGATGCTGCTCTCCTTGCCCTTCACAGCCGCTGGAGACAGGAAGATCAGGCGTCTTGCTTTCGTGTGCGTGGCGCTGGCAGCCCTGCTCGGTGGTCTGACGGTCAGCAGAGCGAACCTAGTCGCGATGTTCGTTCTGCTTACTGCGTGGATTCTCACCTTCCCCGGTCGCGCGCGAGTCGGTACTCGCGCTGTCGGGGCTATCGGGTTGGTCGGAGCGACTGCAGTGTTCGCTCCGTTGGTGCTCGACCGGTTCGAAGACGACGCGGAGGGTGGATTACGTCCTTTGCTTCTGGACGCCGCGCTACGCCACCTCAGTAACGACGTCTGGATCGGAACCGGCCCCAACGCATATGTCGCTGTAGTCGGTCAATCCGACGCGGCGACAGCGTCTGGCTACCCCGTCCATAACGGTTTCCTTCTTCTCACAGCCGAGCTTGGCTGGCTTCTTGCGGCCTTGTTCTTCGTCCCGCTCGCTGTTCTGGTCGGGTGGGGCTTCCGCCGGCTGAGGCGTTCGAGCGAGTTCCTCCATGTTCCCCGGGTGATCGTTTACGCCACCCCTGGGGTAGCCGTCATCTTCCTCACCGGGTGGGGAATGATCTCGGTGCTGATCATCGGGCTGTGGATGTTCGCGCTCGGTTTCCTCGGCGCGGCCCGTGGCGGCGTATCGCTTACCTCGGTCGGCGACAGTGAATTGCGCCACAACACCAGCCGCAGTTACGAAACGGATTCGGCGCGATGA
- a CDS encoding lipopolysaccharide biosynthesis protein, whose product MMSEGGRAARGARVTLGGQALKFALQLTSTVVLARLLVPEDFGLFAMVIAVTGFAALLGDFGLSNAAVQAENITDQQRSNLFWISTGVGALLYALLFTVAPLIQDFYRADGLAVVVQVMSVGFLLSAIASQFTAHLTRNLSFGRLAIIDVSSQAAGLAFALSLAINGAGYWALVGQQLASAGVLLVLTALLSGWVPRWPAPAPMRSLLTFAANSLGVQALSYVSGNADSVALGRTSGPEALGLYDRAYQLFKIPVQQIAAPLTRVALPILSRQQSNRPQMSRYVLSAQLGMSYVLGAAFCLGAALASPVIELALGPQWSDAAPLFAILAFGGVFQVMGYVYYWSFLACGLTALQLRFSLVTRALMVGLIIIGAFFGPTGVALAVAVGLALNWVVLSAFPMRRTGLDVGAIARTGGRGIAVNVVMAAAVWGVDNQLLRDLTPLARLGIGVSAGLAVYALLAATAPPVRRDLATIFRMAKRSFR is encoded by the coding sequence ATGATGTCTGAAGGTGGACGAGCAGCCCGTGGTGCCCGCGTCACGCTCGGCGGCCAAGCGCTTAAGTTTGCGCTGCAACTGACATCCACCGTAGTCCTGGCGCGGCTTCTCGTCCCTGAGGATTTCGGATTGTTCGCGATGGTTATTGCGGTCACCGGGTTCGCAGCGCTACTGGGCGACTTCGGTCTATCCAATGCGGCTGTTCAAGCGGAGAACATCACGGATCAGCAACGTTCGAATCTCTTTTGGATCAGCACCGGGGTGGGCGCCCTCCTGTACGCACTTCTCTTCACCGTCGCCCCCTTGATCCAGGACTTCTACCGCGCAGACGGGCTGGCCGTTGTTGTGCAGGTCATGTCCGTCGGATTCCTTCTGTCAGCGATCGCCTCGCAATTCACCGCACACCTAACGCGCAACCTGAGCTTTGGTCGCCTCGCCATCATCGATGTGAGTTCTCAGGCGGCGGGTCTCGCGTTCGCATTGTCCCTCGCCATCAATGGGGCCGGATACTGGGCACTAGTCGGACAACAGCTTGCCTCAGCCGGTGTCCTTCTCGTCTTGACCGCTCTACTATCCGGATGGGTGCCTCGCTGGCCAGCGCCCGCGCCTATGCGGAGTCTGCTCACCTTTGCAGCAAACTCTCTCGGTGTACAGGCGTTGTCATACGTGAGCGGCAACGCAGACTCAGTCGCGCTCGGCCGAACATCGGGTCCCGAAGCGCTGGGCCTGTACGATCGCGCGTATCAGCTGTTCAAGATCCCGGTGCAGCAAATAGCCGCGCCTCTAACCCGTGTTGCCCTCCCGATCTTGTCGCGCCAACAGTCCAATAGGCCCCAGATGAGTCGTTATGTCCTGAGTGCGCAACTCGGGATGTCGTATGTGCTCGGCGCTGCGTTCTGCCTCGGAGCCGCGCTCGCCAGCCCGGTGATCGAGCTCGCGCTAGGGCCACAGTGGTCAGACGCCGCACCCCTTTTCGCAATTCTCGCCTTTGGTGGGGTCTTTCAAGTGATGGGATACGTCTACTACTGGTCGTTTCTCGCATGCGGTCTCACCGCCTTGCAACTGCGATTCTCCCTGGTCACTCGCGCGCTGATGGTCGGCCTCATCATCATTGGCGCGTTCTTCGGTCCGACCGGGGTCGCGCTTGCTGTCGCAGTTGGTCTGGCTTTGAACTGGGTGGTGCTGTCCGCGTTCCCGATGCGCCGCACCGGGTTGGACGTCGGAGCCATCGCCCGTACCGGAGGTCGCGGCATTGCTGTGAATGTGGTGATGGCGGCAGCCGTCTGGGGTGTCGACAACCAGCTGCTGCGCGATCTCACTCCGCTCGCCCGTCTCGGAATAGGCGTTTCGGCAGGGCTGGCGGTTTACGCGCTGCTTGCAGCTACTGCCCCGCCAGTGCGACGCGACCTCGCAACAATTTTCCGCATGGCCAAGAGGAGCTTTCGTTGA
- a CDS encoding polysaccharide pyruvyl transferase family protein, giving the protein MRLFSVGSVLHFARDGDLVWGSGVNGKINADRHRWGALDVRAVRGPLSRRWISDFNGQDVPEVYGDPALLLFELGYERPDRVIKREVTFIPNLNDSQRPLGSSATVSPRSAIARILTAIAQSENVVTSSLHALVFAELLRVPVALIKPPSESPFKYQDYARGTGRDELPMFDDYRSAMAHASSSTYRDEDALAAWSSHELLRAFPADVFVPADARDAGRA; this is encoded by the coding sequence GTGCGCCTTTTCTCGGTGGGATCGGTACTCCACTTCGCGCGGGACGGAGATCTAGTTTGGGGCAGTGGAGTCAACGGCAAGATCAACGCCGATCGTCACCGCTGGGGGGCGCTTGATGTCCGTGCTGTACGCGGTCCCCTCAGCCGTCGTTGGATTAGCGACTTCAATGGGCAGGACGTACCCGAGGTCTACGGCGACCCGGCATTGCTTCTTTTTGAATTAGGGTATGAGCGCCCAGATCGGGTCATCAAGCGCGAAGTCACGTTCATCCCAAACCTGAACGACTCGCAACGACCGCTGGGCAGCTCGGCCACGGTCTCCCCTCGCTCCGCAATAGCGAGAATCTTGACTGCAATCGCCCAGAGTGAGAACGTCGTCACTTCGTCGCTGCACGCGCTCGTGTTCGCCGAGTTACTTCGCGTTCCGGTCGCGCTTATTAAGCCCCCGTCGGAGAGTCCCTTCAAATATCAGGATTATGCTCGCGGCACCGGGCGTGATGAGCTTCCGATGTTCGATGATTATCGATCTGCCATGGCCCATGCGTCATCGTCGACGTATCGAGATGAAGATGCTCTTGCGGCATGGTCTAGTCATGAGCTGCTTCGTGCGTTCCCCGCTGACGTCTTTGTCCCTGCAGACGCGCGGGATGCAGGGCGGGCTTGA
- a CDS encoding CBM96 family carbohydrate-binding protein produces MVLVAVATLVVGTGVVTPEPADAAARTSVDVRASHPRLLVTDESAFADIKANSSTDSVTARLMKQVLSSADYQLTQPVVGYDFQDSTRMTTTAKALVDRAYSLSLAWRLTGDKKYMERLWSNLESAARFPNWNPGMFLDTAEIANAFAVSYDWGYSYWSESRRATLRNAILDKALRPALPLYSAPPGDPESWVTASHNRNVVVNSGLGLASLAIITEDTSGDARRVLDFAMDSIKNGLRGYLADGSYAEGPMYWEYATDYSTLFLNALSSSTGSTHGLVDIGGLTRSGAFVRDLMTPSGDYFTYASSDAVVYPAMGFSGLARLTGDRELEAVSAGMDTSRRAAQRLVWRDPTVAPITAPDQSRPRVAVYGDAGIATVRGDSVDAGATFAALRYGGDPTVGHRQSDAGDVMIAVGGITWAEQLGLDRTSYTALANGAPVSSRWSYYRNRIEGHNTLTLDRDSMNDYRDAPGGTLVSSGSGRFGAYAVADVSASRGAPVGTWLRGIRVLSSIRQVVLQDEVAVASGATARWSLHTSAGVEITQSGRSALLYKDGQRLLVELSAADSVRFRATPAVPSPISPSPTQDANTAITKLVADVPGGSRQSITVTMTLLPPTADPGSRVGEVRALEAWGSLPTQSTGLSRLTVDGAQVEDFSPERRSYTHYRDPALPQPIVGARDARGNAVAVAAVPGTPGSYLVGGSPNGDSGVLLSILPERTTITAASATATTRGSVGAVFDGNESTGWAATGAQHIDLTLRGSVELHRLDILWTANSTRRIDYRILVLSGTTWSTAASGSHRSVSGWSTNTFATPQSTSKIRIEVLGDPGGDRTSTIREVEVSGFRESPVPPNLAPGAWGVTVAPLPTSIATEEWIPLNATATGGAAGASFEAVSGDRTVVATEARAAIGVAPGTAPVGVYARVGDWEYPSQRAEVAVRPSHSLSIRATKDTFVEGGASSDRNFGRADRLDVKAASPATPPDGTRVRTSLIAFDLSGIDPERIASAVLVLTGSIADNASGDAVRVDAYQVDGMWTDKNATYQNRPSLGAPIGSMVTTRQRGESRLDLTAVLRELSHETLRDFDLALGGNVPADPTLMARFGSSESLDPPRIEVRLSPVSQAIEKSTASGTLRGTSAATYDNSISSGWAARGGASATWTLPQSTLIRTIRTDWSPDSSRKVTFRVRTSLDGNTWNDAGSFTYSGAAGSADYQLRYAYNARHVRLELISAVPTWQATLREVDLLSPGAAPAEVPTPLFADATVAAPPKLSVHQAGSITTRITDLLGTPVQNVAVTHRSDKPEIVSVNASGRVLAQAAGTATVTTTISQGTLSRTFTNMILVSRSDLVTVAPSADTFVEGGASANTVFGSRARLDVKAQSPGSPADGTRVRHAFLSFNLSGIDPLSITSATLSLNGALIDDPSIPEAVVHVYEVTDDWNETATTYTNRPGLGKLLTSFKITRESGAREIDLTGYLRQLSAAGMGTVAIGLGGSVPRTPESLLARFDSREAGEALAPKLVIQRAVTGIGIASTAATATSRGTAASTVDGNENTGWAADGDQSITWRLTQPSSVGSVRLLWTANNSRYVKYELLGSADGKQWTKLHDGDYRGASGWQTIYLPRPAAVSLIRMMVHGDPQGHRQTTLREIVVMSDATSTG; encoded by the coding sequence ATGGTCCTCGTCGCCGTTGCGACCCTCGTCGTTGGAACAGGAGTAGTCACGCCTGAGCCTGCCGACGCCGCGGCCCGAACGTCCGTCGACGTTCGGGCGAGCCACCCACGACTGCTTGTGACCGATGAGAGCGCCTTTGCCGATATCAAGGCAAACTCATCGACTGACTCAGTGACGGCGCGACTGATGAAGCAGGTCTTGAGCTCTGCTGACTACCAACTGACACAGCCGGTCGTCGGGTACGACTTTCAAGATTCGACGCGGATGACCACGACAGCGAAGGCGTTGGTGGATCGCGCTTACTCGCTCTCGCTGGCGTGGCGACTGACAGGCGATAAGAAGTACATGGAGCGGCTGTGGAGTAATCTCGAGTCAGCCGCGCGGTTTCCAAACTGGAATCCAGGGATGTTCTTGGATACTGCGGAGATCGCCAACGCTTTCGCAGTTTCCTACGACTGGGGTTATAGCTACTGGAGCGAATCCCGCCGAGCGACGTTGCGAAACGCTATTCTTGACAAGGCGCTGCGCCCCGCCCTGCCGCTCTATTCGGCGCCCCCGGGCGATCCCGAGTCGTGGGTCACTGCGAGCCACAACCGCAATGTCGTCGTCAACAGCGGCCTCGGCCTCGCCAGCCTCGCGATCATAACCGAGGATACGAGCGGCGATGCTCGACGCGTGCTCGACTTCGCCATGGACTCCATAAAGAACGGCTTGAGGGGCTACCTGGCCGATGGCAGCTACGCAGAAGGCCCGATGTACTGGGAGTACGCAACTGACTACTCGACACTCTTTCTGAATGCTCTCTCGTCCTCGACGGGCTCCACTCACGGGCTCGTAGACATCGGAGGCTTGACGAGGAGCGGCGCATTCGTCCGCGACCTCATGACGCCTTCCGGAGACTACTTCACGTATGCGAGCAGTGACGCCGTCGTTTATCCCGCCATGGGGTTTTCGGGTCTCGCCCGACTGACCGGGGATCGTGAGTTGGAAGCGGTTTCCGCGGGAATGGACACCAGCCGGCGGGCGGCCCAGCGCCTCGTCTGGCGAGACCCGACGGTGGCACCAATAACGGCGCCGGATCAGTCGCGTCCGCGCGTCGCGGTATACGGTGACGCCGGGATCGCCACGGTGCGCGGCGACTCCGTCGACGCGGGTGCCACATTCGCAGCACTGCGATACGGTGGCGACCCGACAGTTGGGCACCGACAGTCCGATGCCGGGGATGTCATGATTGCGGTTGGTGGCATCACCTGGGCCGAACAGCTTGGACTAGATCGAACGAGCTACACAGCGCTTGCCAACGGAGCTCCCGTGTCTTCCAGGTGGAGCTACTACCGCAACCGGATCGAAGGGCACAACACACTCACACTCGATCGCGACTCGATGAACGACTACCGTGATGCTCCCGGGGGCACCCTGGTCTCATCGGGGTCGGGGCGGTTCGGTGCTTACGCCGTTGCGGACGTGAGCGCGTCCCGTGGCGCGCCCGTTGGAACCTGGCTACGCGGTATTCGAGTACTTTCGTCGATACGTCAGGTCGTGCTGCAAGATGAGGTTGCAGTTGCCAGCGGTGCGACGGCTCGGTGGAGCCTCCACACGTCCGCGGGCGTAGAGATTACTCAGTCGGGTCGATCTGCCCTGTTGTACAAAGATGGACAGCGTCTGCTCGTCGAGCTCTCCGCCGCGGACAGCGTGCGATTCCGTGCAACGCCCGCAGTGCCGTCTCCAATCTCCCCCTCACCGACTCAAGACGCGAACACCGCAATCACCAAGCTCGTCGCGGACGTTCCTGGCGGCTCGCGCCAGTCGATTACGGTGACGATGACGCTACTCCCACCCACCGCGGACCCCGGCTCTCGCGTTGGTGAAGTTCGCGCCCTCGAGGCGTGGGGCTCACTGCCGACGCAGTCGACCGGACTATCGCGCCTGACTGTTGACGGCGCCCAGGTGGAGGACTTCAGTCCGGAACGTCGCTCCTATACCCACTATCGAGACCCCGCCCTCCCCCAACCGATCGTCGGCGCTCGCGATGCTCGTGGGAACGCCGTCGCGGTCGCGGCGGTACCAGGTACCCCCGGCTCTTATCTAGTCGGCGGCTCACCTAACGGGGACTCGGGGGTGCTTCTATCAATACTTCCTGAACGAACGACAATCACGGCAGCCTCTGCAACTGCAACAACGCGGGGTAGCGTGGGTGCGGTCTTCGACGGCAACGAGTCAACCGGCTGGGCCGCCACGGGCGCCCAGCACATCGATCTGACGCTACGGGGTAGCGTCGAACTTCATCGCTTGGACATTCTCTGGACCGCTAACTCAACTCGACGAATCGACTACCGAATTCTCGTGCTTAGCGGCACCACCTGGAGTACCGCTGCTTCTGGGAGTCACCGGTCCGTTTCGGGATGGTCGACGAATACGTTCGCAACACCCCAGAGCACGTCCAAGATCAGAATCGAGGTGCTCGGGGACCCGGGGGGAGATCGGACGTCGACTATTCGAGAAGTAGAAGTCTCCGGATTCCGCGAGAGCCCTGTCCCGCCAAACCTGGCGCCGGGAGCGTGGGGCGTCACTGTAGCGCCATTGCCGACATCGATCGCAACAGAGGAATGGATCCCGCTAAACGCGACTGCCACCGGAGGCGCGGCTGGCGCGAGTTTCGAAGCTGTGTCGGGTGATCGTACAGTAGTCGCAACAGAGGCCCGGGCAGCCATCGGAGTCGCACCCGGCACTGCCCCAGTCGGCGTCTACGCAAGGGTCGGCGACTGGGAGTACCCGTCGCAACGTGCGGAAGTCGCGGTGCGTCCATCACACTCGCTCTCTATTAGAGCGACGAAGGACACGTTCGTGGAAGGAGGCGCGAGCTCCGACCGCAACTTCGGAAGGGCGGATCGCCTTGACGTGAAAGCGGCATCGCCCGCTACTCCGCCCGACGGAACGCGTGTTCGAACTAGTCTCATTGCCTTCGATCTTTCCGGTATCGATCCGGAGAGAATCGCGAGTGCCGTCCTCGTGCTAACGGGATCCATCGCCGACAACGCCAGCGGAGACGCGGTCCGCGTCGATGCCTATCAGGTCGACGGAATGTGGACGGACAAGAACGCAACGTATCAAAATCGGCCGTCGCTGGGCGCCCCGATCGGAAGCATGGTGACAACCCGTCAACGAGGTGAGTCCCGCCTGGACCTCACAGCGGTCCTCCGCGAGCTCTCGCACGAGACCCTACGCGACTTCGATCTAGCGCTGGGCGGAAACGTCCCGGCCGATCCTACGCTCATGGCGCGCTTTGGTAGCAGCGAGTCGTTGGACCCGCCCCGCATTGAGGTCCGGCTTAGCCCAGTTTCGCAAGCAATTGAAAAGTCTACGGCCTCCGGTACATTGCGCGGGACGTCCGCCGCAACCTACGACAACTCGATATCGAGCGGCTGGGCAGCAAGAGGAGGCGCATCTGCGACTTGGACGCTTCCGCAATCGACGCTGATCCGAACGATCAGGACGGATTGGAGTCCCGACTCGAGTCGTAAAGTGACGTTTCGAGTGCGAACTTCCCTCGACGGGAACACCTGGAACGACGCAGGCTCTTTCACCTACTCCGGCGCCGCCGGCTCTGCGGACTACCAACTCAGATATGCCTACAACGCCCGCCACGTGCGCCTGGAGTTGATCTCCGCCGTGCCAACCTGGCAAGCCACACTTCGCGAGGTGGATCTTCTTTCGCCAGGCGCAGCTCCCGCCGAGGTGCCGACTCCGCTATTTGCCGATGCGACGGTGGCCGCACCACCAAAACTTTCTGTGCACCAAGCAGGTTCTATCACAACAAGGATCACGGACCTTCTTGGGACTCCGGTTCAAAACGTGGCCGTGACGCACCGTTCAGACAAGCCAGAGATTGTTAGCGTCAACGCATCAGGACGGGTCTTGGCCCAAGCAGCTGGCACAGCCACAGTGACAACGACCATCTCACAGGGAACTCTTTCACGAACATTCACCAACATGATTTTGGTGTCGCGAAGCGACTTGGTGACCGTCGCTCCAAGCGCCGATACCTTCGTGGAAGGAGGAGCCTCAGCCAACACCGTCTTCGGGTCCCGCGCGCGCCTCGACGTGAAAGCACAGTCACCCGGATCCCCCGCGGATGGCACTCGCGTTCGCCACGCTTTCCTCTCATTCAACCTGAGTGGCATTGACCCCCTCTCTATAACCTCCGCGACGCTTTCCCTGAACGGTGCCCTCATCGACGACCCCAGTATCCCCGAGGCTGTCGTCCATGTTTACGAGGTGACGGACGATTGGAACGAGACGGCGACTACCTACACGAATCGTCCGGGCCTCGGGAAGCTGCTTACGTCATTCAAAATCACTCGTGAGTCCGGAGCAAGGGAGATCGATCTGACAGGTTATCTCCGCCAACTCTCCGCTGCTGGGATGGGCACGGTTGCGATTGGGCTTGGCGGATCAGTACCCCGCACTCCTGAGTCACTCCTCGCACGATTCGACTCCCGCGAAGCAGGGGAGGCGCTTGCCCCGAAGCTCGTGATCCAACGCGCCGTCACAGGGATCGGGATCGCGTCGACGGCGGCTACAGCCACGTCGCGCGGCACAGCGGCTTCCACCGTCGACGGGAACGAGAACACTGGTTGGGCCGCGGACGGGGATCAGAGCATTACCTGGCGCCTAACGCAACCCAGCTCCGTGGGATCCGTCCGCCTCCTGTGGACTGCGAACAATTCCAGATACGTCAAGTACGAGCTTTTAGGCTCGGCGGACGGCAAACAGTGGACGAAGCTTCATGACGGTGACTACCGTGGGGCGTCCGGATGGCAAACCATATATCTCCCCCGCCCCGCCGCGGTTAGCCTCATACGAATGATGGTTCACGGAGATCCACAAGGCCATCGGCAGACGACCTTGCGCGAGATCGTCGTTATGTCTGACGCGACATCAACCGGCTGA
- a CDS encoding glycosyltransferase yields the protein MYNSASELVRAGRAAGNDWHAVLGVSSKAGSEPRDEAGIFEFTAEPGGVGGVVGLSRRLMSLPQVRDAELVVSLVPQTDMALSISTKAWVAYLRGLPWPARGEANSLKSAVWKILELTALRRARDVWATTPMLARETGSAVKRLVPPGIARPSAPSGDHPRNTFVWAARYSADKNPLLFADALRDSSLSGIMYGAGPMADRIRDYAPSNVSVPGWAAAGELWANARAYVGTSSREAFGRSAVEAAMLGIPPIISSAFGCAEMLYTDAELARVMIIDSPDPTRWRAVMERVASDQELHDAAAAHARQNSLTLTVEASAEYVAAAALTAAEVSFGRA from the coding sequence GTGTACAACTCGGCCAGCGAGCTCGTGCGGGCTGGACGTGCAGCCGGAAACGATTGGCACGCAGTTTTGGGAGTGTCCTCGAAAGCGGGGAGCGAGCCCCGCGACGAGGCCGGCATCTTCGAGTTCACCGCGGAGCCGGGCGGTGTGGGCGGCGTGGTGGGCCTATCCCGGCGACTGATGTCGCTGCCCCAGGTGCGCGACGCGGAGCTTGTCGTCAGCCTGGTGCCGCAAACCGACATGGCACTCAGCATCTCCACAAAGGCCTGGGTCGCCTACCTACGCGGACTTCCCTGGCCCGCGCGGGGCGAGGCGAACTCGCTGAAGTCGGCCGTCTGGAAAATTCTCGAACTCACGGCGCTCCGTCGCGCGCGCGACGTCTGGGCGACAACCCCGATGCTCGCTCGCGAGACCGGCTCAGCGGTCAAACGGTTGGTACCGCCGGGCATTGCGCGGCCTTCGGCTCCGAGCGGCGACCACCCGCGCAACACGTTCGTATGGGCCGCGCGCTACTCGGCCGACAAGAACCCTCTACTTTTCGCTGATGCGCTGAGAGACTCTAGTTTGTCAGGCATCATGTACGGCGCAGGACCAATGGCCGACCGGATCCGTGACTATGCCCCCTCGAACGTCTCGGTGCCTGGCTGGGCCGCTGCCGGTGAGCTCTGGGCCAACGCACGGGCATACGTCGGCACATCATCACGCGAGGCATTCGGCCGCAGCGCTGTTGAGGCGGCGATGCTCGGCATTCCCCCGATCATCTCATCCGCCTTCGGTTGCGCGGAAATGCTGTATACCGACGCCGAGCTTGCACGCGTGATGATCATCGATTCGCCAGATCCGACGCGCTGGCGCGCCGTGATGGAGAGGGTAGCTTCGGATCAGGAGCTCCATGATGCCGCGGCGGCGCACGCACGGCAGAATAGCCTCACGCTCACCGTAGAGGCATCAGCCGAGTACGTTGCCGCCGCCGCATTGACCGCAGCTGAGGTCAGCTTCGGTCGGGCGTAG
- a CDS encoding glycosyltransferase yields the protein MSDSVKVVFVDHSSERGGAEMALERLLQTRQDWRASLVVPRALDGRKDAFTSHAEGVEVIRSGPQHSARKTSRGGRLAEVALAWRIARSALGLVTTAAVRQADVVVANTTRASVYVALACALLRKPYAIHVRDLIEAAAIGSAATTLMRRIVLPRATAVIANSRASLALVAPYVRASCLQSVIPSPAGLTIREASQVTVATTATRIGMVARLDPWKGQELLIEAFTKAFSEGNERLVLFGGAAFGHDEFPDELRALALRRGVGERVELAGHTSDVAGAIDSLDICVQSSTRPEPLGQNVLQYLAAGKPTVVADEGGPAEWVTHDVNGLTFTARDDDSLAAALRRLVDDETLRLRLARAAASTPRLLADTDVGAEIHGIVSRIAREHA from the coding sequence ATGAGCGACAGCGTAAAGGTCGTCTTTGTCGATCATTCGAGCGAGCGAGGCGGTGCTGAAATGGCACTCGAGCGCCTTCTTCAGACGCGACAGGACTGGCGTGCGAGTCTCGTCGTGCCGCGCGCGCTCGATGGCCGAAAGGACGCCTTCACCTCGCACGCTGAAGGTGTCGAGGTCATTCGCAGCGGCCCCCAGCACAGTGCCCGTAAGACCAGCCGCGGGGGCCGTCTCGCCGAGGTCGCGCTAGCGTGGCGCATCGCTCGCTCAGCGCTCGGTCTCGTGACGACGGCCGCAGTTAGACAGGCGGACGTAGTGGTCGCGAATACGACACGGGCAAGCGTTTACGTAGCGCTCGCCTGCGCTTTGTTGCGTAAGCCCTACGCAATTCACGTACGCGACCTCATCGAAGCCGCCGCGATCGGATCCGCTGCGACCACTCTCATGCGTCGGATCGTGCTGCCCCGCGCCACCGCCGTCATCGCCAATTCCCGCGCATCTCTTGCGTTGGTCGCCCCGTACGTTCGCGCGAGCTGCCTGCAATCGGTGATCCCGAGCCCCGCTGGGCTCACGATACGTGAGGCGTCGCAGGTGACCGTCGCCACCACGGCGACCCGAATCGGCATGGTGGCTCGCCTCGACCCTTGGAAGGGACAGGAATTGCTCATCGAGGCGTTCACCAAAGCCTTTTCCGAGGGCAACGAACGTCTCGTCCTTTTCGGTGGAGCGGCCTTCGGGCATGACGAGTTTCCCGACGAGCTTCGCGCCCTGGCCTTGCGGCGCGGGGTCGGTGAACGCGTCGAGTTGGCGGGGCATACTTCGGATGTTGCGGGTGCAATCGACTCGCTCGATATCTGCGTCCAGAGCTCGACCCGACCCGAGCCGCTCGGGCAGAACGTCCTTCAGTACCTCGCTGCAGGCAAACCGACCGTAGTAGCCGACGAGGGCGGCCCGGCCGAATGGGTTACGCATGATGTCAACGGTCTGACCTTCACCGCTCGAGATGACGACTCGCTCGCCGCTGCGCTGCGGAGGCTTGTTGACGACGAGACCCTGCGATTGCGGCTGGCCCGAGCCGCCGCCTCCACTCCCCGTCTACTCGCAGATACCGACGTCGGCGCGGAGATCCACGGAATCGTTTCGCGAATCGCCAGGGAGCACGCGTGA